Proteins from one Planctomyces sp. SH-PL62 genomic window:
- a CDS encoding transposase, translating into MPRLGGASGPEASGGRSREKSRRASEQDRPEPTAERAAWRDEFAGVDPARPVFIDETGASTAMDRTHGRAPGGARVDGPAPHGRWKVVALAEAVRPGGVGARRALDGATDSAAFETYVERRPAPTPRPGDVVILDDWPCRKTAEAARPIAAAGAEPRFLPPYGPDLNPIERMSSELKAWLR; encoded by the coding sequence GTGCCGCGTCTCGGCGGTGCATCGGGCCCTGAAGCGTCCGGGGGCCGCTCGCGAGAAAAGTCGCGGCGGGCGTCCGAGCAGGACCGTCCCGAGCCGACGGCCGAGCGGGCCGCCTGGCGCGACGAGTTCGCGGGGGTCGATCCGGCTCGGCCGGTCTTCATCGACGAGACGGGCGCGAGCACGGCCATGGACCGGACGCACGGCCGAGCCCCCGGCGGCGCACGGGTCGACGGCCCGGCGCCGCACGGCCGCTGGAAGGTCGTCGCGCTCGCGGAGGCCGTCCGCCCGGGCGGCGTGGGGGCCCGCCGAGCCTTGGACGGAGCGACCGACTCGGCCGCGTTCGAGACCTACGTCGAGCGACGCCCGGCCCCGACGCCGAGGCCCGGCGACGTCGTGATCCTCGACGACTGGCCGTGCCGCAAGACGGCCGAGGCCGCCCGACCGATCGCCGCGGCCGGGGCCGAACCGCGCTTCCTGCCGCCGTACGGCCCCGACCTGAATCCGATCGAGCGGATGTCCTCCGAGCTCAAGGCCTGGCTGCGGTAG
- a CDS encoding sensor histidine kinase codes for MIDQRPNPDALLGQVQAEEARRGRGALKIFFGYAAGVGKTYAMLEAARRAAASGREVVVGYVEPHGRPETLTLLEGLEAIPPHLVEYRGVTLREFDVDAALARRPELILVDELAHHNAEGSRHTKRWQDVEELLGAGINVWTTLNVQHLDSLNDVIGGVTGVTVRETIPDRVFERADDLELVDITPEELLERLRAGKVYIPEQAERALAGFFQKSNLVALREFSLRQAARRVQTDVESARRQRSASEPWATADRLLVCVGPSPSTARVLRTAKRMAQALDAPWTAAAVERMDMAADPLVQVRLADHYRLAERLGAEVVTLSGRSVAPALLDYARTRNVTKILIGKTEQPRWKRLLSGSIVDELLERSGDIDVYVVRGEGDPARSSRTRPPAAPADRRPYLKAAAIVGAGTAAAALVDRIGLHSANVAMVFLAAVALVAAVCGRAPSILASVVAVLVFDIGFVPPRYTFAVADTEYLVTFGVMLAIALLISTLTARLRSQVESGTLRERRITALYELGKQLSSISGAAFLAAAAARKVAELTNGEVAIYLGEPGGVPEVAFGRGSAVAAHPVSDPTARWVMEHDQMAGAGTDTLPNAVALFVPLTASQQTVGALAVKAEPIGRLLEPDQRRLLEACAGQLALAIERDRMSLAASEALVQAQAEQVRNTLLSGVSHDLRTPLAAIAGASTGLLQTDTFDESTRRQLLETIADEANRLTRLLEDILQMSRLEMGGATARMQWNILEEVVGSALGRTRCELGDRRVEVSIPGDLPLLLVDGLLLEQLFVNLLENAARYTPPQAVVSITARPEAGWVIINVADDGPGLPPGSEERIFEKFRRGDPHADAGRGSGLGLAICRAVAKVHGGEITAANRPDGGVRFTLRLPLPQDPPQIEIESSGD; via the coding sequence ATGATCGATCAGCGCCCCAACCCCGACGCCCTACTTGGGCAGGTCCAGGCCGAGGAGGCCCGGCGGGGCCGGGGTGCGCTCAAGATCTTCTTCGGCTATGCGGCGGGGGTGGGGAAGACCTACGCCATGCTGGAGGCCGCCCGGCGGGCGGCTGCATCCGGCAGGGAGGTGGTCGTCGGCTACGTCGAGCCGCACGGCAGGCCGGAGACCCTGACGCTCCTGGAGGGGCTGGAGGCGATCCCGCCACACCTGGTCGAGTACCGTGGGGTGACCCTGCGGGAGTTCGATGTGGATGCGGCGCTCGCCCGCCGGCCCGAGCTGATCCTGGTCGATGAGCTGGCCCACCACAACGCCGAGGGCTCCCGTCACACGAAGCGATGGCAGGACGTGGAGGAGTTGCTTGGGGCGGGGATCAACGTCTGGACGACGCTCAACGTCCAGCACCTCGACAGCCTCAACGACGTGATCGGCGGCGTCACCGGCGTCACCGTGCGAGAGACGATCCCCGATCGGGTCTTCGAGCGGGCCGATGATTTGGAGCTGGTGGACATCACGCCCGAGGAGCTGCTCGAACGCCTTCGGGCGGGCAAGGTCTACATCCCGGAGCAGGCCGAGCGGGCGTTGGCGGGCTTCTTCCAGAAGTCGAATCTCGTGGCATTGCGAGAGTTCTCTCTGAGGCAGGCGGCCCGGCGGGTCCAAACCGATGTGGAGTCCGCCCGGCGGCAGCGGTCGGCCTCCGAGCCGTGGGCGACGGCCGACAGGCTGCTCGTCTGCGTCGGCCCCAGCCCCTCCACGGCTCGAGTGCTCCGAACGGCCAAGCGGATGGCCCAGGCCCTCGACGCCCCCTGGACGGCGGCGGCCGTCGAGCGCATGGACATGGCCGCCGACCCGCTGGTCCAGGTCCGGCTGGCCGACCACTACCGTCTTGCCGAGCGGCTCGGGGCGGAGGTCGTCACGCTGTCGGGCCGATCCGTCGCCCCCGCTTTGCTCGATTACGCCCGCACCCGGAACGTCACCAAGATCCTCATCGGCAAGACCGAACAGCCCCGCTGGAAGCGGCTCCTGTCCGGTTCGATCGTGGATGAATTGCTCGAACGCAGCGGCGACATCGACGTGTACGTCGTCCGGGGAGAGGGCGACCCGGCCCGCTCGTCCCGGACTCGACCGCCCGCCGCCCCGGCCGATCGGCGGCCTTATCTCAAGGCGGCTGCGATCGTGGGCGCCGGCACGGCGGCGGCGGCCCTGGTCGATCGGATCGGGCTGCACTCGGCCAACGTCGCCATGGTGTTCCTCGCCGCCGTCGCCCTCGTGGCGGCCGTCTGCGGGCGGGCGCCCTCGATCCTGGCGAGCGTCGTGGCCGTCCTGGTCTTCGACATCGGGTTCGTCCCGCCCCGCTACACATTCGCCGTGGCCGACACGGAATACCTCGTGACGTTCGGCGTCATGCTCGCCATCGCCCTGTTGATCAGCACCCTCACCGCCCGGCTCAGATCTCAGGTCGAGAGCGGGACTCTTCGAGAGCGCCGCATCACGGCGCTCTACGAGCTGGGCAAGCAACTCAGCTCGATCTCGGGGGCGGCCTTCCTGGCGGCGGCGGCGGCCCGCAAGGTCGCCGAGCTGACGAACGGGGAGGTGGCGATCTATCTCGGCGAACCCGGCGGCGTGCCGGAGGTCGCCTTCGGCCGGGGCTCGGCCGTCGCCGCCCACCCGGTGAGCGACCCGACGGCCCGATGGGTCATGGAGCATGACCAGATGGCGGGGGCGGGGACCGACACGCTCCCCAACGCCGTCGCCCTGTTCGTGCCGCTGACGGCCTCGCAACAGACAGTCGGAGCGCTGGCCGTGAAGGCCGAACCAATCGGGCGGCTGCTGGAGCCCGACCAGAGGCGGCTGCTGGAGGCGTGCGCCGGCCAGCTCGCCCTGGCGATCGAGCGAGACCGGATGTCGCTCGCGGCCTCGGAGGCCCTGGTCCAGGCCCAGGCCGAGCAGGTCCGCAACACCCTGCTGAGCGGCGTCTCCCACGACCTGCGGACGCCGCTCGCCGCCATCGCCGGGGCCAGCACCGGCCTGCTCCAAACCGACACGTTCGACGAGTCGACCCGACGCCAACTGCTGGAGACGATCGCCGACGAGGCTAACCGCCTGACCCGGCTCCTGGAGGACATCCTCCAGATGTCGAGGCTGGAAATGGGCGGGGCGACCGCCCGGATGCAATGGAACATCCTGGAGGAGGTCGTGGGATCGGCACTCGGCCGCACCCGGTGCGAGTTGGGCGATCGACGGGTCGAGGTGTCGATCCCCGGCGACCTGCCCCTGCTGCTGGTGGACGGCCTGCTTCTGGAACAGTTGTTCGTCAACCTGCTGGAGAACGCCGCCCGCTATACGCCCCCGCAAGCGGTCGTCTCCATCACGGCGAGGCCCGAGGCAGGTTGGGTGATCATCAACGTCGCCGACGACGGCCCCGGCTTGCCTCCGGGTTCCGAGGAGCGGATCTTCGAGAAATTCCGCCGTGGCGATCCCCACGCCGACGCCGGGCGTGGCAGCGGGCTGGGCCTGGCGATCTGCCGAGCCGTGGCGAAGGTCCACGGTGGGGAGATCACGGCTGCGAATCGACCCGACGGTGGGGTGCGTTTCACCCTGCGGCTCCCCCTCCCGCAAGATCCCCCGCAGATCGAAATCGAATCGAGCGGGGACTGA
- a CDS encoding class I SAM-dependent methyltransferase: protein MNLLADDELERSAVVANCRMNRERELVGSNGYEKEVGFNPLEFLRQRTASGRGTAWLDLCCSSGKALIQTAEVILAEGLQVAIVGVDLLGMFHRYDHDPMNLRLIEASLRTWRPDRSFDLIACVHGLHYVGDKLGLIARAASWLTGDGLFVASLDLHNVKIADGKPLGRRIAADLRRGGLEYDRRRRLVSCRGGRAVDLPYRYLGADDRAGPNYTGQPAVDSYYAMTGK, encoded by the coding sequence GTGAACCTCCTCGCCGACGACGAACTGGAGCGATCGGCGGTCGTCGCCAACTGCCGGATGAACCGGGAGCGGGAACTCGTCGGCTCCAATGGCTACGAGAAGGAAGTCGGTTTCAACCCGCTCGAATTTCTGCGGCAGCGGACCGCCTCGGGGCGAGGGACGGCCTGGCTGGACCTCTGCTGCAGCTCGGGCAAGGCGCTGATCCAGACGGCGGAAGTTATCCTCGCCGAGGGATTGCAAGTGGCGATCGTCGGCGTCGACCTCCTCGGCATGTTTCATCGGTACGACCACGACCCGATGAATCTGCGCCTGATCGAAGCCTCGCTGCGGACCTGGCGGCCCGACCGGAGCTTCGACCTGATCGCCTGCGTCCACGGCCTGCACTACGTCGGCGACAAGCTCGGCCTGATCGCCCGTGCCGCCTCCTGGCTGACCGGGGACGGCCTGTTCGTGGCGAGCCTGGATCTCCACAACGTGAAGATCGCCGATGGCAAGCCGTTGGGGCGACGGATCGCTGCTGACCTTCGGCGGGGCGGCCTGGAGTACGATCGCAGGCGGAGGCTGGTGAGCTGCCGGGGCGGTCGGGCTGTGGACCTGCCCTATCGCTACCTGGGGGCGGACGACCGAGCCGGGCCGAACTACACCGGCCAGCCCGCCGTGGATTCGTACTATGCGATGACCGGAAAGTGA
- the kdpC gene encoding potassium-transporting ATPase subunit KdpC, producing MKDALRTSVVMLAILTLLTGVAYPLLVTTVAQVVFPSQANGSLVVRDGEPVGSSLIGQAFTNDAYFRGRPSATSPVPYNAASSGGSNLGPLNPALKEAVQARLDESRRDDPGPWAVPVDLVTASGSGLDPHISPASAKVQASRVAKARGMSENELRALIDRHTEGCQLGVLGEPRVNVLLLNLSLDEATGRP from the coding sequence ATGAAAGATGCCCTCCGCACGTCCGTCGTGATGCTGGCGATCCTGACCCTGCTGACGGGCGTGGCCTACCCGCTCCTCGTCACGACGGTCGCCCAGGTCGTGTTCCCGTCGCAGGCGAACGGCAGCCTGGTCGTCCGGGACGGCGAGCCGGTCGGCTCGTCGCTCATCGGGCAGGCATTCACGAACGACGCCTACTTCCGGGGGCGCCCGTCGGCCACCTCTCCGGTCCCATACAATGCCGCCTCGTCGGGGGGCTCGAACCTGGGGCCGCTCAACCCGGCGTTGAAAGAGGCCGTGCAGGCCCGGCTCGACGAATCCCGACGGGACGATCCGGGACCGTGGGCCGTCCCCGTGGATCTGGTCACCGCATCGGGGAGCGGGCTCGACCCGCACATCAGCCCGGCCTCCGCCAAGGTCCAGGCGTCCCGTGTGGCGAAGGCTCGGGGCATGTCGGAAAATGAGCTGCGGGCGCTGATCGATCGCCACACCGAGGGGTGCCAGCTCGGCGTCCTCGGAGAGCCCCGTGTGAACGTCCTCCTGCTGAACCTTTCGCTCGACGAGGCGACCGGCCGGCCATGA
- a CDS encoding RNA ligase family protein, translating into MGRSFVEFVKYPRTPHLFGSRGTDDDKHLSDAESARFLADGSLIVEEKLDGTNVGVHFSADGAMALQCRGHLITEGMHPQYDLLKQWAAVKRPVLETMLGDQFILFGEWVYARHSVLYKRLPHYFFEFDVYDKRAGAFLDLERRLTLLDGTGLSTVPVVHGGGWGEISSRT; encoded by the coding sequence ATGGGGCGGTCATTCGTCGAGTTCGTGAAGTACCCGAGGACGCCCCACCTCTTCGGCTCCCGAGGGACCGACGACGACAAGCATCTGAGTGACGCCGAATCGGCCCGGTTCCTCGCCGACGGATCGCTGATCGTCGAGGAGAAGCTCGACGGCACCAACGTCGGCGTCCACTTCTCGGCCGACGGAGCGATGGCGCTCCAGTGTCGGGGCCACCTGATCACCGAGGGGATGCACCCGCAGTACGATCTCCTCAAGCAGTGGGCCGCCGTGAAACGGCCCGTCCTGGAGACGATGCTGGGAGACCAGTTCATCCTTTTCGGCGAATGGGTTTATGCGAGGCATTCCGTCCTCTACAAACGCCTGCCGCACTACTTCTTCGAGTTCGACGTGTACGACAAACGGGCCGGGGCGTTCCTCGATCTGGAACGTAGGCTGACGCTGTTGGATGGGACCGGGCTCTCGACGGTGCCGGTGGTCCATGGGGGGGGCTGGGGCGAGATCAGCTCTCGGACTTGA
- a CDS encoding AAA family ATPase has translation MSQSISLAAAVADATTLTEAGYVGEDVETILHKLLLAAGMDVQVAQRGIVYIDKLGGGRVHGAKDMRRGVQHALLKMIEGTVAHVPPNGGYKAVGETCVPLDTTNVLFLCGGAFVGLDEVVARRLGRRAFGSDQAGSAVGDEGTNPLRRVSPEDVEGFGLIPELIGRLPVIATLDALGVDDLVRILRGPKESLIDQYRKLLIYRQARLDFTDGAVRAIAELAHERGTDARGLRAIVERVLNEAGPLRPRALGELHDHRGDRPGRGRRCLPVLRHARRRGSTVAASDDRAGEVTKFIGGVVNSRAVGDVYARSGLRRTGA, from the coding sequence ATGTCCCAATCGATCAGTCTCGCAGCCGCCGTGGCCGACGCCACCACGCTGACCGAGGCGGGGTACGTCGGCGAGGACGTGGAGACGATTCTCCACAAGCTCCTGCTCGCCGCCGGCATGGACGTGCAGGTCGCCCAGCGTGGCATCGTCTACATCGACAAGCTCGGCGGCGGCCGGGTCCACGGGGCGAAGGACATGCGGCGGGGCGTCCAGCACGCCCTGCTGAAGATGATCGAGGGAACCGTGGCCCACGTCCCGCCGAACGGCGGCTACAAGGCCGTCGGGGAGACTTGCGTCCCCCTCGACACGACGAACGTCCTGTTCCTCTGCGGTGGGGCGTTCGTCGGCCTGGACGAGGTAGTCGCTCGCCGACTCGGGCGGAGGGCGTTCGGGTCCGATCAGGCGGGCTCGGCCGTCGGGGACGAGGGGACGAATCCGCTCCGCCGGGTCTCGCCCGAGGATGTCGAGGGCTTCGGGCTGATCCCCGAGTTGATCGGCCGCCTGCCGGTGATCGCCACGCTCGACGCCCTGGGCGTGGACGACCTCGTGCGTATTCTCCGGGGGCCGAAGGAGTCGCTGATCGATCAGTATCGGAAGCTCCTCATATACCGCCAGGCCCGCCTGGACTTCACTGATGGGGCGGTCCGGGCGATCGCCGAGCTGGCCCACGAGCGAGGGACGGACGCTCGTGGGCTGCGGGCGATCGTCGAGCGGGTGCTGAATGAGGCAGGTCCTCTACGACCCCGAGCCCTGGGTGAGTTACACGATCACCGAGGAGACCGTCCGGGGCGGGGTCGTCGATGTCTTCCGGTTCTCCGACATGCTCGACGACGAGGCTCCACCGTTGCGGCATCGGATGATCGGGCGGGCGAGGTGACGAAGTTCATCGGCGGTGTCGTGAACAGCCGGGCCGTCGGCGATGTCTACGCCCGATCGGGCCTGCGGCGAACCGGAGCATGA
- a CDS encoding APC family permease has product MSPGDGDAPDALPRHLGLLAATAVVVGEVVGIGIFLTPSEMAKSLASPFWLLAAWTAAGGISICGALCFGALAARYPQDGGAYMYLRRAFGSRVAFQYGWVSLLVTDPGITALMAAGMATYVGSLVALSPFALKLVAIGSILALAGVNMVGLRIGSGFMQGMSALKLGLLVIIAVWGFGFGPGSWSNFRPFATRPSDAAPLGQAMAGGLLAAFFSLAGWWDASKLAGEVRDPDRTLPRALLLGVVVVTVVYIMVSAVFWRLVPLERVDTSQGFAAQAGKALFGAAGGGVFSSIVILSALGSLAGLLMAAPRVYYAMARDGLFPAALGAIHPRFGTPARATAIQAVVASVLVATGSFGQILSYFMAVTVAFLALTVVTVYIPTATSWHGRIPGYPLTPLGFIVPAAVVLAMQVAADPIRSGIGMAIVAVGVPIHEYFVRGSSAPFAKEVPSVSPSVAPETSTRGPGSVAE; this is encoded by the coding sequence ATGAGCCCTGGCGACGGCGACGCCCCGGACGCGTTGCCCCGGCACTTAGGCCTGCTCGCGGCGACGGCGGTCGTCGTCGGCGAGGTCGTAGGGATTGGGATCTTTCTGACCCCGTCGGAGATGGCCAAATCGCTCGCCTCACCGTTCTGGCTTCTTGCCGCATGGACCGCTGCGGGGGGCATTTCGATCTGCGGAGCGCTATGCTTCGGCGCTCTGGCAGCCCGATATCCGCAGGACGGGGGGGCCTACATGTACCTCCGCCGGGCATTCGGGTCGCGGGTCGCGTTCCAGTATGGCTGGGTATCGCTCCTGGTCACCGATCCTGGGATCACGGCCCTGATGGCCGCGGGCATGGCGACCTACGTCGGTTCGCTGGTGGCCCTCTCGCCATTCGCCCTGAAGCTCGTCGCGATCGGTTCGATCCTCGCGCTGGCCGGCGTCAACATGGTGGGCCTCCGGATCGGCTCCGGGTTCATGCAGGGGATGTCGGCCCTGAAGCTAGGCCTGCTCGTCATCATCGCGGTCTGGGGCTTCGGGTTCGGGCCCGGTTCCTGGTCCAACTTCCGCCCGTTCGCGACCCGGCCGTCAGACGCCGCGCCGCTCGGTCAGGCGATGGCGGGAGGGCTGCTAGCTGCGTTCTTCTCCCTTGCGGGGTGGTGGGACGCGAGCAAGCTGGCCGGTGAGGTCCGAGATCCCGACCGGACGCTCCCTCGGGCCCTCCTCCTGGGCGTGGTGGTCGTCACGGTCGTGTACATCATGGTTAGCGCGGTCTTCTGGCGTCTCGTGCCGCTGGAGCGGGTCGACACGTCCCAGGGATTCGCCGCCCAGGCGGGAAAGGCCCTCTTCGGCGCGGCCGGAGGCGGGGTCTTCTCGTCGATCGTGATCCTTTCGGCCTTGGGAAGCCTGGCCGGCCTCCTGATGGCGGCTCCCAGGGTCTACTACGCGATGGCCCGCGACGGCCTCTTCCCGGCCGCGCTGGGTGCGATTCACCCGAGGTTCGGCACGCCCGCCCGCGCTACGGCGATACAGGCGGTCGTGGCGTCCGTCCTCGTGGCGACCGGCTCCTTCGGTCAGATCCTGTCCTACTTCATGGCCGTCACGGTCGCCTTCCTGGCCCTGACGGTCGTCACCGTCTATATCCCGACTGCAACATCCTGGCACGGGCGCATCCCCGGATATCCGCTGACGCCCCTGGGCTTCATCGTGCCCGCGGCCGTCGTCCTCGCGATGCAGGTTGCAGCGGACCCGATCCGATCGGGAATCGGCATGGCCATCGTCGCCGTGGGCGTCCCGATCCACGAGTACTTCGTGCGAGGCTCTTCGGCGCCGTTCGCGAAGGAAGTCCCCTCGGTATCACCGTCCGTCGCCCCCGAAACCTCGACGCGAGGACCGGGGTCGGTCGCTGAGTGA
- a CDS encoding response regulator — MPEGSHLILIIDDELPIRRFLRASLTAEGYGIVEAESGESGVKLAARQPPDLVILDLGLPDIDGQEVILRLREWLTAPILILSARDQETQKVRALDEGADDYLTKPFGIGELLARIRTAMRHAHPARTESSVLSIGDLRVDLSARQVLEGEERIALTPIEYKLLVTLMKHPGKVLTHRFLLREVWGPQASQETHYLRVFVAGLRRKLGDDPARSRYIATEQGVGYRFAAE; from the coding sequence GTGCCCGAAGGAAGCCACCTGATCCTGATCATCGACGACGAGCTTCCCATCCGGCGCTTCCTGCGTGCCTCCCTCACCGCCGAGGGCTACGGGATCGTCGAGGCCGAGTCGGGCGAGTCGGGCGTGAAGCTCGCCGCCCGGCAGCCGCCCGACCTCGTGATCCTCGACCTCGGGCTGCCGGACATCGACGGCCAGGAGGTCATCCTACGGCTCCGGGAATGGCTCACCGCCCCGATCCTCATCCTCTCCGCCAGGGACCAGGAGACGCAGAAGGTCCGGGCGCTCGACGAGGGCGCCGACGACTACCTGACCAAGCCCTTCGGCATCGGCGAGTTGCTCGCCCGCATCCGCACGGCGATGCGGCACGCTCACCCCGCCCGAACGGAATCCTCGGTCCTTTCGATCGGCGACCTCCGAGTCGATCTCTCGGCGAGGCAGGTTCTCGAGGGCGAGGAACGGATCGCCCTGACCCCCATCGAATACAAGCTGCTCGTCACGCTCATGAAACATCCGGGCAAAGTGCTCACCCACCGATTCCTGCTCCGTGAAGTCTGGGGGCCGCAGGCGTCACAGGAGACGCACTACCTCCGGGTCTTCGTGGCGGGCCTGCGGCGGAAGCTGGGCGACGATCCGGCCCGCTCCCGTTACATCGCCACCGAGCAGGGCGTCGGCTATCGATTCGCAGCGGAGTGA
- a CDS encoding IS5 family transposase, translating into MTRRYELKDEEFTLIADLLPPVGRPGGRWNDHRTTLDGVLWILHTGAQWRELPERYGKWKSVYDRFNRWARDGTIDRILERLHLELDASGRIDFDLWCVDGTSIRASRAAAGAGGKRGTAEPADHALGRSRGGFGTKLHLVVDSGGVPLSAVVTAGRAHESKSLEPALEAVRIKRPGRGRPRRRPRRLAGDKGYSYRRIRRYLRRRGIKAVIPTRKDQRRNPKFDAGAYRRRNIVERCILWLKENRRLATRFEKLAVNFLAMVKLAMIRRCFRLIEPSDRT; encoded by the coding sequence ATGACGCGTCGCTACGAGTTGAAGGATGAGGAATTCACCCTGATCGCCGACCTTCTGCCGCCGGTCGGGAGGCCGGGGGGTCGCTGGAACGACCACCGGACGACCCTCGACGGCGTCCTCTGGATCCTCCACACGGGGGCCCAGTGGCGGGAGCTCCCGGAGCGTTACGGGAAGTGGAAGAGCGTCTACGACCGCTTCAACCGCTGGGCCCGAGACGGGACCATCGACCGAATCCTGGAGCGGCTCCACCTGGAGCTGGACGCCTCGGGGCGGATCGACTTCGACCTCTGGTGCGTCGACGGGACCTCCATCCGGGCGAGCCGCGCGGCCGCCGGGGCCGGGGGGAAAAGGGGGACGGCCGAGCCGGCCGACCACGCCCTCGGCCGCTCCCGCGGCGGCTTCGGGACGAAGCTCCACCTGGTCGTCGACTCCGGCGGCGTCCCGCTCTCGGCCGTCGTCACGGCGGGCCGGGCCCACGAATCGAAGTCCCTGGAGCCGGCCCTGGAGGCGGTGCGGATCAAGCGGCCGGGCCGGGGCCGGCCGCGACGGCGGCCCCGCCGCCTGGCCGGCGACAAGGGGTATAGCTATCGGCGCATCCGCCGCTACCTGCGACGGCGGGGGATCAAGGCGGTGATCCCGACCCGCAAGGACCAGCGGAGGAACCCGAAGTTCGACGCCGGGGCCTACCGCCGACGAAACATCGTCGAGCGGTGCATCCTCTGGCTGAAGGAGAACCGCCGCCTGGCGACCCGGTTCGAGAAGCTCGCGGTCAACTTCCTGGCCATGGTCAAGCTCGCCATGATCCGCCGTTGCTTCCGGCTCATCGAGCCGTCAGACAGAACCTAG